The genomic interval CCTGAATCTCTGAAGTAGGCTTGAGAGAGATTATTCACTAGTGTGGGCTCCTGAGAAAATTACCAGACCTCTTTCATCTGAAAGTCAAGGATTAACCCAAGTAATGTGGTACTTTCTAAACAGTACAGCATGCTACAAGCAGTGTCCCCACTGAACAGCTAAAAACACTGTCTTAATATCTTAGTAAATCTtagtatctttttccttttttaatgttttattgagacaggggtcttgctacgttgccaagccaggtctcgaactcctggcctcaagcaatcctcctgccttggcctcccaaagtctgggattataggtactagccaccgtgcctggccaaatcttAGTGTCTTAATATCTCAGTAAATACACTTAatatgcttaataaatacttagAACACTtaacagtaaataataaaaacttaacaTACTTGGTACAAACTTTATCGAATATTTAATATCTTAGAGTTAACATATTAAGATAACAGgttacttgcccaaagtcataagGTGAAGTAGAGGCAGGAACTGGGCTTCCTAGCCTGGAGTCCTTTTCTCCACTTCAAGGCGCTACGCAGACCTCCAACTAAATGCTGAGTATCTCAGCACTGAAACAGCCCTAGGAGAATGAATAGGACACAGGGCCATCCCTGGTCAGTACTATGAGGTACTGCAGTTGGACACCATAACCTACAGTGTAGTCAGGACCTCCCTGACCAGCCCATCTCTTCCCAGCAGCCACCGTGGTCCTGAGAGCCGGGTTAAGCCATCACCTTTAAAATCCTGGGACCACACTGTGCAATGCATGAATGGGAGACCCTCAGCTGTTAGCCAGGAAGCACAGATGAGTTCAGTAGACAGCCAAGAGAATCACAAGTCATGGCGTGGGGGCAGCCaaagacattcattcattcagtgactCTTGATTGAGCTCTCACAAGTTAATACACCGTAGTCCCTGGCACAGATGTTATCAACCTCAAGGAGTCTTCTGTATAGTATGGGAAGCAGAAATGAGAACAAACAATAATACAATATGATGACAACAATATTAATATATGTGCAAAGTGCTCAGGAGGCCCAGGTATTGGGACACTGACTTTACAACGATAGGGCAGAAGTCTGAGAGGTCCTGTGTGAAGGAAATAGGTAGAAGCTAGTTCTTCAAGGAAACGACCCCGAGTTGGGGTGGGGCAATGGAAAGCAAGTCCTCTTACTAGGGAGTTGTTTGTTTACATCTCTAGTGTTTGACCCACAGAGTCAGCTCCTGGGTTGGGTGTTTGTTTTCCAGACTTTGGACAAAGTTTACCAAATGAAAAGCAAACCTCGGGGATACTGTCTGATCATCAACAATCACAATTTTGCAAAAGCACGGGAGAAAGTGCCCAAACTTCACAGCATTAGGGACAGGAATGGAACACACTTGGATGCAGGTACAGTAGAACccaaaagagaaaagtgaaatatttcttatgcctatttttttttaaatcaaaagggAGAGAACAAAAACTATACCAAAAGGGCCATGTTTCAAGAAAATGGATTGAAACATATTTCCCTGTGGAGGCAAAGAACATTCTTATACATTTATcagtttcctgcttttttttttaaattaattttttaaataaaagcaatgtatgtataaatataaaatatcaaatcTTACTAAAAGACATAATGAAAAGCAGTAGTAAGCTTTGTTTTGAATTCAGCTAAATGCATAGCGCTTCTGTGGAATGCATTAGGCGATGAAATTGCCGTGGTATCAAAGCTCTTATAGAGGCTGCATTTTTACAGGTTGGGCTGTTAAGTGCAGCAGAAATTGTGGGTTCTTAACAGAAGTAGCATTTTCAAGTATTAAATATTAAACTGGTTAGCAATTCTGCTCAGCCAATTTAAGCTAAGATCAAGAACTTACaagttaaatgaaaaaacaatttgTAGTATGTGAATATAAAAAGtgactacaacaacaaaaaataaaaatcatccatcACCATTGAGATATTAATAATTTTGATTTGATCAAAGAACTTTTGGAAATAGTGTTCATCAGGCTTAACATCAATTATTGATGTTTTGCAAATGGAGGTAAGTTTAGAAAATTAATGTAGACTGATTATAATCATCAGGACTCTGTAATGGccccattaacattttttttttttgagacaaagtctcactctgttgcccaggctggagtgcagtggtgcgatctcagctcactgcagcctccacctccccggttcaagtgattctcctgcctcagcctcccatgtagctgggactacaggcacacaccactgcacctggctaatttttgtatttttagtagagatggggttttgccatattggccaggctggtcttgaactcctgacctcaagtgatccgcctgccttggcctcccaaagtgctgggattacaggtgtgagccacctgtacCTGGTCCCTGTTAacatttgatttgtttatttaagCAAATCTAAGCCTTTAAAAAGGCACAGAGATTAAGTCCATTGATtacatcattagtcattatgcGCTTGGTATTGAAAAAAACATTTCGGACCCTtgatttgtattcttttaaaattaaaacatttctattaaaataacatttgctTCTATTTCTGGCAGTTCATTTTCTTATAACTGGCCCATGATTGACTAATCTCTGGTAGGCATTCGAGTCTGTGTGTCTtgctttttctgttcctgttctTATGTTTGATGCTGAATGAGTAAAAGTAGGAGACCCAGCTGCAGAAGTCATTTCTCCTGAGAGACTCCCTTCTGTCCTGCTTCAGTGCCTTCAGACTTACTTtacagtcattttttttaaattaacattccacatttccaAAGGATTAGAATTTTTTTCACAGAACCAACACACTGTATTAGTCTTGCCAAAGTGCTTCCAAATCAACAAGGGCCTATtgcatttcagttattttttctaTTCCTAATGCtagactgtatttttttttttttttttttttgagacagagtctcactctgttgcccaggctggagtgcaatagcatgatcttggctcaccgcaacctctgcctcccaggttcaagtaattctcctgcctcagcctcccaagtagctgggattacaggcatgtgccaccacacccagttaattgtatttagtagagatggggtttcaccatgttggtcaggctggtctcgaactcctgacctcaggtgatccactcgcctcggcctcccaaagtgctgggattacaggtgtgagccactgcgcctggctgagatTGCCTTTTGACTGATGACTTATGTTTAGCTCTGATGTGCTGACAGGGACAAAATGCTGGCGAaggaataaaaaaggaataatcCAACAAGGATCAAGAGAACAGGAATGGAGACAATAGCTAATGAAAGGTTTCCAACAATTTGGGGGagtcaaaaaaaaagagtagaggtAATTGACTTAACAGAGAAAGCTACAACCTCACTGATTACAGAGGGGAACACAGAAAGGAGGCAAACCTATTTATCCCACAGAATCCTGGAAAAATTCAGCAATTGGAGGTACAAAGTGTAGGTGAGGCAATGAGCAGAAAACAGGAAGATTCTTTGAAAGCCTGTATAAGCCtgtacaatcctctgattcataCCTCCCTCTCATAGAGCCAGCAACTATTCTTACTCTACCATCATAAGGAACAGGAAGTTTGTTTTCTCATAAAATTGAACCAGAGAGGCTCTACACTTCCGTGTGCCAGGCCCAGCAAAGGAAGCAAGGAAGCATTTTACTGAACACAGAGAGACTGAAGAAAACCTACTGGTGGCATGGAGTCAGATCTCTAAACCAACTTGGTTCCAAGACACTGGCAGCACATACAGACTTACCTCTGGAGAAGCTGAAAGCTCTAGCTAAAATACATACAGATAATGACATCTGGAGGTTTCCTAATGAAATGATCAGGTCCCCAACCAATCATCTTGCTATGAAATCCCTCAGAGAACAAACCACATCCACAAACACAGAGCTCTCAGTCGACTTTTTAATGGACTAATTAGTCAATTTATGAAGGGACAACCAAAGGTCAGCAGGCATTTGAAGAAAGGCTCTAATACAAAAGAGAGGCAGCttggtacggtggctcacacctgtaaatcccagcactttgggaggccgagacaggcgaatcgcctgaggtcaggagttcaagcccagcctgaacaacatggtgaaatcccatctctactaaaaatacaaaaattagccgggcatggtggcaggtgcctgtaatcccagctactacagaggctgaggcagaagaatcacttgaacctgggaggtggaagttgcagtgagctgagatcctaccactgcactccagcctgggtgacggagcaagactctgtctcaaataaataaacaaattactaGATAAATGAGAGGCAAtgcaaacaacaagaaaaacatgAAACAGAATATGAATGAAACAAAGATAATGTTGAGAAAAAAGCTTAATGCTTAATATTGGTATTTAGTATTCTTAGAGAGTATTTAGTATTCTTAGAGGTATTTAGTATTCTTAATATTGGTATTTAGTATTCTTAGAGAGTATACTTAGAGAGTATACTTAGAGAGTATTCTTAGAGAGTTAATATTGGTATTTAGTATTCTTAGAGAGTATTCTTAGAGAGTTAGTTAAAGGTCCATAAAAGAACAAGATGTTATGAAAAAGGGACAGAACAAGCAGGACtccttgaaaattaaaaatctgagcaccaaaatgaaaaattcaataaaGTAGAAGATAAAGTCTAAGAAAGTaggataaaaagacaaaaatagaaaataggagcaaaagataagaaaattcgATGCTAAATCAAGGATGTCCAATTTTTGACAATAAGAGTTCCAGAAAGGACAGAGAAAGGGGAAATGGAACTTTCCAAGAACGAAATGACACAATCTCCAGATTGAAAGGGTATAATGGATTAAGATTCACTTCCAAACATATCATACCCTAGAAGcttctggaaagagaaaaaagtaagccAAATATGTAAAGTATCAGGAATGAAAAGTCTTCTCTCTAGCAACACTGAAAGCTAAAAGACTGTGAAGAAAGGCCTTCGGAATTCTGAAGAAAAATGCTTTTGGAAATAGAACTCTATAAAGTAAAGACACATACAGGGGCTCAAAAAATGTACTCCTCATGGTTATGCTCCAGCAAAGGAAACTGATAAGAAAGAGGAAGTCATAGATGGAGGAAACAGGGAACCTACTATGAAAGAGAGATGTCCCAGAAGAAGAGAAATTCATCTGGCCTACGGAACAGCCAGTTGGTATTACAGCAGAAGGATGCAGTGCTCTGGATGGAAAGTTttccaggaagaaataaaaatgagtcaGACAAGTAGCTTGAAAATGTTGAAAGATTTTGGCCAGATCCATTGAGCACTTGGAGAAAAAATAGTGTTAAGCATATAGGAAACAAAGcagatgaaaaaataatacaattacgAATTCCAGGAAAGGCAAAAAGGTTAATAAGAAAGGAAACATAATGAAAGAACATTATGTTTACATAGTCTTAATAATAGAAATATTACTATGGGCCGGaggtggtggcccatgcctacaatcccagcactttgggaggccaaggtgggtgggtcacttgaggctgggagtttgtgaccaacctggccaacatggcgaaaccctgtctctactaaaaatacaaaaattagctgggtgtggtggtgcgtgcctgtagtcccacctgcttgggaggctgaggcaggagaattgcttgaacttggggggcagaagttacagtgagctgagattgtgacactgcactgtagcctgggtgacagtgagaccttttctaaaaaaaattaaaaaaaataaaaatattactatgGATTCAACCAAAAATTGTAAATAATTGAGTAAGAGCACCAAATGCTCATTCTCCATAATAAGAACTCAATGCGAAAGtctaaaatttataaatgagTAATTAGCAGTGTACCCAAATTCATTACAAAATGGAGGTTAATGTGAAAAAAAAGTGGTTAAAAACTGAAAGTGGTTGCCTTCATGGAATGTGACTAGGTAATGGGGAGGGATAGAGAGGGGATAACCTTTTGTAAAAGGTCTTCTAGTTCTATCTTATTAATTCATATCTTTTATTTTGctatacataaataattttgaGAAGGTTTAGGATAAAATAAGTTGGATCTTTTATTCaaaaattggtttttttttctgattatgtaAATAatacaatcatttttaaaattggttcAGTAGTAAGCCTAAATGATAGCTTACCCATCTTGTAAACTAGTTTAGCAGAGAAAACAGACCAACAATAACACTCTCTCCTTTCTCATTTGCTTCAGGGTTTGAGAATGTTTTTAGCTGGTGGCAATAAATATTAGAAGCCTGCAGAATCCAGCTACAAATATAGAGGGTTTTGCTCTTGAATTTCTAGTTCAAATTCTTATCTATCAATGTTATGCCCACTGTGCTCTCCAGCTCTGGTCTGTGAATTACTGTGGTATAACGTGACTGTTCAAATTTCACTTTTCAGGGGCTTTGACCACGACCTTTGAAGAGCTTCATTTTGAGATCAAGCCCCACAATGACTGCACAGTGGAGCAAATCTATGAGATTTTGAAAATCTACCAACTCATGGACCACAGTAACATGGACTGCTTCATCTGCTGTATCCTCTCCCATGGAGACAAGGGCATCATCTACGGCACTGATGGACAGGAGGCCCCCATCTATGAGCTGACATCTCAGTTCACTGGTTTGAAGTGCCCTTCTCTTGCTGGAAAACCCAAAGTGTTTTTTATTCAGGCTTGTCAGGGGGATAACTACCAGAAAGGTATACCTGTTGAGACTGATTCAGAGGGGCAACCCTATTTAGAAATGGATTTATCATCACCTCAAACGAGATATATCCCGGATGAGGCTGACTTTCTGCTGGGGATGGCCACTGTGAATAACTGTGTTTCCTACCGAAACCCTGCAGAGGGAACCTGGTACATCCAGTCACTTTGCCAGAGCCTGAAAGAGCGATGTCCTCGGTAAGTCTTGCCTACTCAGCCTTCCTTGCTGTTACACTACCTTCCCCTGCTACTCCATCACCACTACTATCTACTCATATTCAGAGCCTATTAGAAAGTGCTATATGGTTTAGATAACATTAACAGGTCAGAGAACTGTCCAAGGGGAGTGGTTTCCATTCATCTCTAAATGTCTAGCTGTAGATCACATAGCTGCATTTCCCAGGTCAGTTACAAAGTGGGACAGTGGCAAGTGTTAATAACATCCTTAGTTTATAGATGGAAAAGCTGAGATGCTTTATTCCTTTATTCAGCACCTCAAAGGACAATCAGGGTATCACAGAGCAGGAAAGGATGGGAAAGTCATATAGTCCAGCTCTCTGTCTTTAGGCCAAAACATGACTGAGCCAATTCAACTAGTTTTGGAAATCTTCCAAGAAGGCAGTAACCCAATTCAATGTTTAAACATCCTCCAACTCTGTCAAAAGTTCTATAATAGCAAACCATCCTCAAAACCTCTTGGTGCATTGTGGGAGATAAATAGCAGGTTCCTTCTAGCCCTGTATTTCGTTTTGAGTATATGAAGAGTGACAATTTCCCATAACTTAGATCATGAATCTAACTTAGATTTTGTAACTTAGATCATGAATCCTGCAAGGTTTCCGGGGCTAGCTACCAAGGTAGAAGAAGAGGTTGCCTAACAAAAATGCTAAGAGATTCTGGTGAGAAGAAGGTGGGAGTAGCTGCAGGAGACGTTATACTTTCACTTGCCTTAAGTTTAATTGCATCAAAGATGAATCTGCAGATGCGATGTCAATTCGAGGCAGAGAGTATTGGGGGGCATTGAAGAAATGGGGAGCCAAGTAACGTGGAGAAGAGTGAGAGACACACAGGTCAGGAGAGAAAGAAACCAACTCTAATACTGACACCGAGGCTTCTGATGGTCAAAAGAGTTCCTGAATAAACCAAAAGTAAGTTATTAAGCTCCGAGGCAACCCATTTACCAGGAAAGCTGGGGTAGGTCTTGGTTTAGCAACTTACTGTTTCAAATGACTgatattttgagagaaagaaCTACAGAACTATCTCTGAGCACAGCAGAGGAGACAGTTCATCAGTTGCTTTCCCCCACAGACAGTCACAATGTTATGTGATGTATTTCAGAGGCGATGATATTCTCACCATCCTGACTGAAGTGAACTATGAAGTAAGCAACAAGGATGACAAGAAAAACATGGGGAAACAGATGCCGCAGCCTACTTTCACACTAAGAAAAAAACTTGTCTTCCCTTCTGATTGATGgcgctatttttttgtttgtttgtttgttttgtttttttgagacagaatctcgctctgtcgcccaggctggagtgcagtggcgcaatctcagctcactgcaagctccgcctcccgggttcacgccattctcctgcctcagcctcccgagtagctgggactacaggggcacgccaccatgcccggctaattttttaaaaatatttttagtagagacagggtttcaccgtgttagccaggatggtcttgatctcctgacctcgtgatccacccgcctcggcctcccaaagtgctgggattacaggcgtgagccaccgcgcccggccgatggTATTTAGATATATAACACTATGtttatttactaattttctagattttctacttaaTTTATTAATTGTTTTGCACTTTTTTATAAGAGCTAAAGTTAATAGgatattaacaacaataacactctctcctttctcttatgCTTAAGGCTTTGGGAATGTTTTTAGCTGGTGGCAATAAATACCAGACACATACAAAATCCAGCTATGAATATAGAGGGCTTATGATTCAGATTATTATCTATCAACATTAAGCCCACTGTTAATATTCTATTAATTTTAATTCTCTCTCGAAGCTAAATTCCACactaccacatttaaaaaattagaaaatagccatgtatggtggctcatgt from Pongo abelii isolate AG06213 chromosome 11, NHGRI_mPonAbe1-v2.0_pri, whole genome shotgun sequence carries:
- the CASP8 gene encoding caspase-8 isoform X1; its protein translation is MDFSRNLYDIGEQLDSEDLASLKFLSLDYIPQRKQEPIKDALMLFQRLQEKRMLEESNLSFLKELLFRINRLDLLITYLNTRKEEMERELQTPGRAQISAYRVMLYQISEEVSRSELRCFKFLLQEEISKCKLDDDMNLLDIFIEMEKRVILGKGKLDILKRVCAQINKSLLKIINDYEEFSRERRSSLEGSPDEFSNGEELCGVMTISDSPREQDSESQTLDKVYQMKSKPRGYCLIINNHNFAKAREKVPKLHSIRDRNGTHLDAGALTTTFEELHFEIKPHNDCTVEQIYEILKIYQLMDHSNMDCFICCILSHGDKGIIYGTDGQEAPIYELTSQFTGLKCPSLAGKPKVFFIQACQGDNYQKGIPVETDSEGQPYLEMDLSSPQTRYIPDEADFLLGMATVNNCVSYRNPAEGTWYIQSLCQSLKERCPRGDDILTILTEVNYEVSNKDDKKNMGKQMPQPTFTLRKKLVFPSD
- the CASP8 gene encoding caspase-8, whose amino-acid sequence is MVPGKGGADYILLPFEKMDFSRNLYDIGEQLDSEDLASLKFLSLDYIPQRKQEPIKDALMLFQRLQEKRMLEESNLSFLKELLFRINRLDLLITYLNTRKEEMERELQTPGRAQISAYRVMLYQISEEVSRSELRCFKFLLQEEISKCKLDDDMNLLDIFIEMEKRVILGKGKLDILKRVCAQINKSLLKIINDYEEFSRERRSSLEGSPDEFSNGEELCGVMTISDSPREQDSESQTLDKVYQMKSKPRGYCLIINNHNFAKAREKVPKLHSIRDRNGTHLDAGALTTTFEELHFEIKPHNDCTVEQIYEILKIYQLMDHSNMDCFICCILSHGDKGIIYGTDGQEAPIYELTSQFTGLKCPSLAGKPKVFFIQACQGDNYQKGIPVETDSEGQPYLEMDLSSPQTRYIPDEADFLLGMATVNNCVSYRNPAEGTWYIQSLCQSLKERCPRGDDILTILTEVNYEVSNKDDKKNMGKQMPQPTFTLRKKLVFPSD
- the CASP8 gene encoding caspase-8 isoform X3, with amino-acid sequence MKNSAEREEAALKEVLMNFQMTLDKVYQMKSKPRGYCLIINNHNFAKAREKVPKLHSIRDRNGTHLDAGALTTTFEELHFEIKPHNDCTVEQIYEILKIYQLMDHSNMDCFICCILSHGDKGIIYGTDGQEAPIYELTSQFTGLKCPSLAGKPKVFFIQACQGDNYQKGIPVETDSEGQPYLEMDLSSPQTRYIPDEADFLLGMATVNNCVSYRNPAEGTWYIQSLCQSLKERCPRGDDILTILTEVNYEVSNKDDKKNMGKQMPQPTFTLRKKLVFPSD
- the CASP8 gene encoding caspase-8 isoform X2, producing MVPGKGGADYILLPFEKMDFSRNLYDIGEQLDSEDLASLKFLSLDYIPQRKQEPIKDALMLFQRLQEKRMLEESNLSFLKELLFRINRLDLLITYLNTRKEEMERELQTPGRAQISAYRVMLYQISEEVSRSELRCFKFLLQEEISKCKLDDDMNLLDIFIEMEKRVILGKGKLDILKRVCAQINKSLLKIINDYEEFSRGALTTTFEELHFEIKPHNDCTVEQIYEILKIYQLMDHSNMDCFICCILSHGDKGIIYGTDGQEAPIYELTSQFTGLKCPSLAGKPKVFFIQACQGDNYQKGIPVETDSEGQPYLEMDLSSPQTRYIPDEADFLLGMATVNNCVSYRNPAEGTWYIQSLCQSLKERCPRGDDILTILTEVNYEVSNKDDKKNMGKQMPQPTFTLRKKLVFPSD